A genomic stretch from Bordetella sp. N includes:
- a CDS encoding amidase: MQDPLSQDISELGAALGRGDLTSEQLTQAYLLRIAAHDQQGAGINAITWLCDDALAQASKLDQERALGLLRGPLHGIPIVVKDNIDLAGLATTAGSVLLREHLPARDARVLRRLRQAGVIVLGKTNMSEFACSNGRYGYGSLAGLTLNPYNRARNAAGSSSGSGAAVAAGFAAAALGTDTFGSVRAPACVAGLAGLRPTLGLVPLDGVLPLALSFDTMGPLARCVRDVALLLRGMVCAVPGGERDEYLQALDPQALRGRRIGVVTDFPGEDEEVQAVMRQALDRMRDLGATLVPVRLPAPAATLHPLLLAPLADAEWPAQLDDYLKKSIGAAPASMAQLLDAGTAWSAACPSRAVNPRTLASMRRALDAALEQTAAQRAGAQASLAGFRSALTHRMRQDDLAALVFPTLSCPASPRYDRPDPSYVEYPGNPYAALYVASAAGLPEITVPAGMARAGVPIGLSFLGAPHDEACLLGLAYAFEQATGARYTPLPDAWADVIAGGSS, encoded by the coding sequence GTGCAAGACCCGCTAAGCCAGGACATTTCCGAGTTGGGCGCCGCCCTCGGCCGCGGCGACCTGACGTCTGAACAACTGACGCAAGCCTATCTTCTGCGCATTGCCGCCCACGACCAGCAGGGCGCGGGCATCAATGCCATCACGTGGCTGTGCGATGACGCACTGGCACAGGCCAGCAAGCTGGATCAGGAGCGGGCCCTCGGCCTGCTGCGCGGTCCCCTGCACGGCATTCCCATTGTCGTGAAGGACAACATCGACCTGGCTGGCCTGGCGACCACGGCCGGCTCGGTGCTCTTGCGCGAACACCTGCCGGCACGCGACGCCCGGGTCTTGCGGCGCCTGCGCCAGGCGGGCGTCATCGTGCTGGGCAAGACCAATATGTCGGAGTTCGCCTGCTCCAATGGGCGCTACGGCTATGGCTCGCTGGCCGGCCTGACCCTGAATCCCTACAACCGCGCGCGCAACGCCGCCGGGTCCAGCAGTGGCAGCGGCGCGGCGGTGGCGGCGGGCTTCGCGGCCGCGGCGCTGGGCACCGATACCTTCGGATCGGTGCGCGCGCCGGCCTGCGTGGCGGGCCTGGCGGGCCTGCGACCCACCCTGGGCCTGGTGCCGCTGGATGGCGTGTTGCCGCTGGCCTTGTCCTTCGACACGATGGGGCCGCTGGCGCGTTGCGTGCGCGATGTGGCCTTGCTGTTGCGCGGCATGGTCTGCGCCGTGCCGGGCGGCGAGCGCGACGAATACCTGCAGGCGCTGGACCCGCAGGCCTTGCGGGGACGACGGATCGGCGTGGTCACGGACTTCCCGGGCGAGGACGAGGAAGTCCAGGCGGTCATGCGGCAGGCCCTGGACCGCATGCGCGATCTGGGCGCCACCCTGGTGCCGGTGCGCCTGCCCGCGCCCGCGGCTACGCTGCATCCCCTTCTGCTGGCCCCGTTGGCGGATGCTGAATGGCCGGCGCAGCTGGACGATTATTTGAAGAAAAGCATAGGCGCCGCGCCAGCTTCCATGGCGCAGTTGCTCGATGCGGGCACCGCGTGGTCGGCCGCCTGTCCTTCGCGCGCCGTCAACCCGCGCACCCTGGCCAGCATGCGGCGCGCATTGGATGCCGCGCTTGAACAGACGGCGGCGCAGCGGGCGGGGGCGCAGGCGTCACTGGCGGGTTTTCGTTCCGCGCTGACGCATCGGATGCGGCAGGACGACCTGGCGGCCCTGGTGTTTCCCACCTTGTCCTGTCCGGCGTCGCCGCGCTATGACCGGCCTGATCCGTCCTACGTCGAGTATCCCGGCAACCCCTATGCGGCCTTGTATGTCGCCAGCGCCGCGGGCCTGCCGGAGATCACCGTGCCGGCAGGCATGGCGCGCGCCGGCGTGCCCATAGGCCTGTCCTTCCTGGGTGCGCCCCACGACGAGGCCTGCTTGCTGGGATTGGCCTATGCGTTCGAGCAGGCCACTGGGGCGCGTTACACCCCGTTGCCCGATGCCTGGGCCGATGTCATTGCTGGAGGCTCGTCGTAG